One genomic window of Bactrocera dorsalis isolate Fly_Bdor chromosome 4, ASM2337382v1, whole genome shotgun sequence includes the following:
- the LOC115066689 gene encoding protein toll encodes MHLILAYILSHLLINSKFLLVHTAEIKTTVEPVSTSNCYTDENTTCDCYNDMVFNCNVIDGRNIIQISSYLRTLHVVCDTDTETNINFLLERKFQSTLVKTHNIQVINCKNFAHEIFMGNNVREIIQEMHELNKVKLVYNIDLAPEPTSYIDYNRNVLHLQLIIKSNRYEIREADIITIPINKFSRQKQLETLSLRVQGLGNQYLSLENLTQTYFRDFTALRQLDLAGNNMRMLDANIFAALTQLNCLNLSRNEIRELPESLFAYQRQLFILDLSHNLLTHLTPHLFDQTPWLWELKLAGNNLYDTTNLMENLKPLHYLHRLDVSQNQLHTIWSTETSVNRTPRLLTNFGYSYKNISKALVDGLNYITKLQPENYEGGKISTTVINLSGNRLREFNLDWLVAANITCPFEVNLEHNLIKNMFALQNFTTTDDCSREIKMTGNLIECDCKFAWIYSESFRSLFNGSQCVQTSSKLVKDVAQLERNDLCAWEPVMCPRECNCYTQFEYLHINCSGAQHIEQLPRPEQVGLKSSVLDISNNNFFVLPLNTTFGYANVSQLNASNNQITSINLSQLPTNLTVLDLRNNRLNSLNDEFLRTYLNDSKQLQSLYLSGNPWICDGTSQQLLYTIRTHRTRIPDADQMLCGPVKVVV; translated from the coding sequence ATGCATTTAATACTCGCCTACATATTAAGTCATCTGCTCATAAACAGTAAATTTCTGCTGGTGCACACTGCCGAAATCAAAACTACTGTTGAACCAGTCTCCACTTCCAATTGCTATACGGATGAGAATACTACTTGTGATTGTTATAACGATAtggtttttaattgtaatgttATCGATGGACGCAATATTATTCAAATTTCTTCATACTTGCGAACTCTCCACGTAGTGTGTGACACAGACACAGAAACTAATATCAATTTCCTACTCGAGCGCAAATTTCAGTCAACTTTAGTTAAAACCCATAATATCCAAGTAATAAATTGCAAGAATTTTGCACACGAAATCTTTATGGGAAACAATGTGCGGGAGATTATACAAGAAATGCACGAGCTGAATAAAGTAAAACTAGTCTATAACATTGACCTTGCTCCAGAACCAACGTCATATATTGATTATAACAGGAATGTGCTTCACCTACAATTGATTATTAAATCAAATCGTTACGAAATCCGGGAAGCAGATATTATAACCATAccaattaacaaattttctagGCAGAAGCAACTGGAAACACTTTCGCTTAGGGTACAAGGTCTAGGAAACCAGTACTTATCGCTCGAAAACTTAACGCAAACATACTTTAGAGACTTCACTGCGCTCAGACAGCTTGACTTAGCCGGAAATAATATGAGAATGTTGGACGCAAATATCTTTGCAGCGCTAACGCAATTGAATTGTCTGAATTTGAGCCGTAATGAAATCCGGGAGTTGCCCGAAAGTCTGTTTGCATATCAGCGTCAACTGTTCATACTGGATCTAAGTCACAATTTATTGACACATTTAACGCCACACCTTTTCGATCAAACTCCTTGGCTATGGGAGTTGAAACTTGCTGGCAATAACCTGTACGACACCACAAATCTCATGGAAAATCTAAAACCGCTGCATTATCTACATAGGCTAGACGTAAGCCAAAACCAACTGCACACTATTTGGAGCACCGAGACTTCCGTCAATAGAACGCCAAGGCTACTGACAAATTTTGGATACAGCTATAAGAACATAAGTAAAGCTTTAGTCGACGGTCTTAATTATATTACCAAGTTGCAACCAGAAAATTACGAAGGTGGCAAGATTAGCACAACTGTAATCAATTTAAGTGGTAATCGTTTGCGCGAATTCAATTTGGACTGGCTTGTAGCAGCAAACATTACATGCCCTTTTGAAGTAAATCTAGAGCACAATTTGATAAAAAACATGTttgctttacaaaatttcactACGACTGACGATTGTTCGCGCGAAATCAAAATGACTGGCAATCTCATCGAGTGCGATTGTAAGTTTGCTTGGATTTACAGTGAAAGCTTTCGTTCGCTATTCAATGGTTCACAGTGCGTTCAGACGTCAAGCAAACTGGTAAAAGATGTCGCGCAACTGGAACGTAATGACCTGTGTGCTTGGGAACCGGTAATGTGCCCCAGAGAATGCAATTGTTACACACAATTTGAATACTTGCACATCAATTGCAGCGGTGCGCAACATATCGAACAGCTCCCACGCCCCGAGCAAGTTGGGCTCAAGAGTTCGGTACTCGATATTAGCAATAACAATTTCTTTGTATTGCCGCTAAACACCACCTTCGGCTATGCTAACGTTTCGCAACTCAACGCGTCGAACAATCAAATCACGAGCATAAATCTCAGTCAACTGCCAACCAATTTGACGGTTTTGGATCTACGAAATAATCgcttaaattctttaaatgatGAATTTTTGCGTACATACCTCAATGACAGCAAACAACTACAATCTCTCTATCTTAGTGGAAATCCTTGGATTTGCGACGGTACCTCGCAGCAACTGCTGTACACCATACGCACACATCGGACACGCATACCCGACGCCGACCAGATGCTCTGTGGTCCTGTTAAGGTAGTAGTCTAg
- the LOC125778264 gene encoding cuticle protein 16.5-like → MKFLICMALLFAVAQANPGIVAPLTYSAVPTVATYAASPYAYSAYAAPAVATYSHAAYSAPAVATYSHVAAPAVYSAPVARVAAVAPVAYSAPVVSTLLKK, encoded by the exons ATGAAA TTCCTTATCTGCATGGCTCTCCTCTTCGCCGTCGCCCAGGCTAACCCCGGTATCGTGGCACCTTTGACCTACTCGGCTGTGCCCACCGTGGCCACCTATGCTGCATCCCCATATGCCTACAGCGCTTATGCCGCACCTGCCGTTGCCACTTACTCACACGCCGCTTACTCCGCCCCTGCTGTGGCCACTTACTCGCACGTTGCTGCTCCAGCTGTGTACAGCGCTCCAGTCGCTCGTGTTGCCGCGGTCGCCCCCGTTGCTTACTCTGCTCCAGTCGTCTCAACTTTGTTGAAGAAATAG